In Crassostrea angulata isolate pt1a10 chromosome 6, ASM2561291v2, whole genome shotgun sequence, a genomic segment contains:
- the LOC128188726 gene encoding uncharacterized protein LOC128188726, translating into MCISMLKNLESNDVCVGTIIMDNDSTTISKARSEVKADLKKQCDRNHLLKDFTNKLYDIRKAKNFRELTPKTISHISKCFRYCVSQNQEDTEKMKKNLLALGKHVFGDHSYCGSWCGYLQNPLKYKPKHLPYSRYLCDEKLKITLMDLLHKYSSDADKLTHLGSSQANESLNNAISSKAPKTNFFSGSESNDYRVAAAIAQKNIGYGYVTDVCQSVMLSPGEITKKISEEYDRKREKARERESTIQFKKRRREKKEQQSNHQKTCEVREGKSYETAVDMNNNICSDDICEIPPPQTEQTCKELIPGVEYAYVSFDLETTGLGNDSEITQIGAAYIHDKSYSQYLLPSKRISTSAIALTGLTVAGSQMYKEGEPVPSTSTSEGLTNFFKWLSSIHKPVVLVAHNARFDANAFCRALITNDMNGDAGKVIQGFVDTLSLFRKERPGLCSYKQTDLVKSFIQTDYNAHDAASDAKALLQLLTSQNFSEHILLQHSFSFDSYISLLHYHEMVQKNSSSLMCLVNNKVISKMIMTRIAKSGLSFSHLLLAYKRDSQHGVLRLLSENTCEGKPRVTSNKKIIGNLCSYIKDVCD; encoded by the exons ATGTGTATATCTATGTTGAAAAATCTAGAGAGCAATGACGTGTGTGTTGGAACGATCATCATGGACAATGACTCTACAACGATATCTAAAGCTCGTTCAGAAGTGAAAGCGGACCTGAAAAAGCAGTGCGACAGAAATCACCTTCTGAAAGACtttacaaataaactttatGACATCAGAAAAGCCAAAAACTTCAGGGAACTCACACCAAAAACAATTTCACACATATCAAAGTGTTTTCGATACTGTGTATCACAAAATCAGGAGGATacagaaaaaatgaagaaaaatttatTAGCACTGGGAAAACATGTCTTTGGAGATCATTCATATTGTGGTTCATGGTGTGGATATTTGCAGAATCCATTGAAGTACAAGCCAAAACATCTTCCTTACAGCAGGTACCTTTGCGATGAAAAGTTGAAGATCACCCTTATGGATCTGCTGCATAAATATTCCAGTGATGCTGATAAGTTAACCCATCTAGGGAGTTCTCAGGCTAATGAGAGTCTCAACAATGCCATTTCCAGCAAGGCTCCTaaaaccaatttcttctctggATCAGAAAGCAATGACTATCGAGTTGCAGCAGCCATTGCGCAAAAGAACATTGGCTATGGATATGTGACTGAT GTGTGTCAATCTGTGATGTTATCTCCTGGGGAAATAACCAAAAAGATTTCAGAGGAATATGACAGAAAAAGGGAGAAAGCAAGAGAAAGAGAAAGCACAATACAGTTCAAAAAGAGAAGAAGGGAAAAAAAGGAGCAGCAAAGTAATCACCAGAAAACTTGTGAAGTAAGAGAGGGAAAATCATATGAGACAGCAGTTGATATGAATAACAACATATGCTCTGATGATATTTGTGAAATACCTCCACCGCAAACTGAACAAACTTGCAAAGAACTGATACCTGGAGTGGAATATGCTTATGTGTCATTTGATCTTGAAACTACAGGACTTG GTAATGATTCTGAAATTACTCAGATTGGAGCAGCCTACATACACGACAAAAGCTACAGCCAGTATCTCCTGCCTTCTAAAAGGATTTCAACCAGTGCGATTGCTCTGACTGGTCTTACCGTTGCTGGGAGCCAAATGTACAAGGAAGGCGAACCTGTTCCATCAACATCCACATCTGAAGGACTTACCAACTTTTTTAAGTGGCTTTCTTCAATTCATAAACCTGTTGTGTTAGTGGCTCATAATGCTAGATTTGACGCTAATGCTTTTTGTCGTGCTTTGATCACAAATGACATGAATGGTGATGCAGGGAAAGTTATTCAAGGATTTGTTGACACACTTTCACTCTTTAGAAAAGAAAGGCCTGGACTTTGCTCATACAAGCAAACTGACTTGGTCAAATCTTTCATTCAAACTGACTATAATGCACATGATGCAGCATCTGATGCAAAAGCTCTACTACAACTTCTTACTTCACAGAATTTTTCAGAACACATTTTACTTCAACACAGCTTTTCATTTGATTCGTACATTAGTCTACTTCATTATCATGAAATGGTGCAAAAAAACTCTTCCTCCCTAATGTGCTTAGTGAACAATAAAGTTATTTCTAAAATGATAATGACACGCATTGCGAAGTCAGGACTCTCTTTTTCCCACCTGTTACTGGCTTATAAAAGAGACTCTCAGCATGGTGTATTGCGATTGCTCTCCGAGAACACTTGTGAAGGGAAACCAAGAGtaacaagcaataaaaaaatcattggaaACCTTTGCTCTTACATTAAAGATGTTTGTGATTAA